The Nocardioides ginsengisegetis region CACTCCGCGAGCGGTCGGGACGCGAACGCCTCGTCGATCCGGTCGATGACCTCCCCACGCTTCTTGTACCGGCCGATGTCGTCGGCGAGCTCGGGGTCTCCCAGGAGCTCCTCGAGCCCGAGCAGCGTCAGCACCTCGGGCCAGTACCGAGCCTGCTGCAGCATCATCAAGGTGATCCAGCGGCCGTCGGCCGTCCGGTAGTTGCCGACCAGCGGGTTGGGCATCTTGCGACGGTCCTTGGTCGGCTCCGGGTTACGGCCGAAGATCCGGGCACTGGTCACGTCCGGGCCGAGGTTCCAGGCCGCGAGGCCGAGCAGAGACACGTCGATGACCGAGGTCTCACCGGTGCGCTGACGCTTGAACAGTGCCGCCGCGACACCGCCGGCGATGGTGAGACCGCCCATCACGTCACCGAACGCCGGCCGGGCTCCGACCGGCTCGGCGTCGGCACCACTGAGCGCGTAGGCGATGCCACCACGCGACCAGTAGGAGACACCGTCGTACCCGGGGCTGTCCGCGTCCTCGCCCTTGGGGCCGTGCGCCGAGCCGCGGACGTAGATGATGTCCGGGTTCGCCCTGCGCAGGTCCGCAAGGTCGATGCCGAGCTTGGCCCGCGCTGACGGCAGGTAGTTGGTGAGGAAGACGTCCGCCGTCTTCGCGAGCTCGTAGAGCACCTCGCGCCCACCGGTCGTGGAGAGATCGATGCCGATCGACTTCTTGCCGCGGTTGGGCACCTCGATGATGTAGTTGACCCCACCCGGACCCGACGGGATCAAACCCGAGGAGACCAGCCCGCGCTGCGGGTCACCGCCGTCGCGCGGCTCGACCTTGACCACCTCCGCGCCCCACTCGGCGAGGACCGCCCCTGCGGCCGGCACGAAGGTCCAGGCCGCCACCTCGAGGACCTTGATCCCGGCGAGGACGTCGTTGACGACCGTTTCAGTCATCAGGAACCTGCCACCTCGAGGACGAGCGCCTGACCCATGCCCCCGCCGGCACACATCGCAGCGACACCGGTGCCACCGCCGCGACGGCCGAGCTCGTTGACCAGGCTCACGACCATCCGGGCGCCGCTGGCCGAGATCGGGTGCCCGAGGCTGCATCCACTGCCGACCGGGTTGACGAGCAACGGGTCGATCCCCAGTGCGCGGGTGGCCGCGATCGGCACCGACGCGAAGGCCTCGTTGATCTCCCAGAGGTCGACATCGGAGACTGCTCGACCGCCCGCGAGCGCGAGGGCCTTCGGGATGGCTTCGATCGGAGCCAGCCCGGTGCGTTCCGGTGCCACTCCCACGCTGGCCCAGCTCCTGACCACGGCCAGCGGCTTCAGGCCACGCTCGGCTGCCCTCTCCGCCGACATCAGCACCAGCCCCGCCGCGGCATCGTTCAGGCCGGCCGAGCTCCCCGCAGTGACCTCGAAGCCGTCGATCTCGGGGTGGAGGACCCTGAGCGAGGCGAGCTTCTCCATGGTGCTGGCCCGTGGGTGCTCGTCGACCTCGAAGAGAGCGGTCCCGTCAGCGCCGCGGTCGACCTTGAGCGGCACGATCTCTCCGACGAAGCTGCCCGCGGCGATGGCGACGAGGGCCTTGCGATGCGACTCGAAGGCCCACTCGTCCATGTCGAGGCGGGTCAGGCCGGCCTCGACAGCCGTGTTGTGACCGACGGTGATGCCCATGTCCATGTTCGGCGCGCTCGGCGTGTTCGGGTGCGACGGCGAGATCCAGTACTTGTGCTCCTGGCCCGTGGCCGGGTCGCGCCAACTGGCACGAGGCGCCGTGGACTGCGAGTTCGTGCCGCCGGCGATCACCGTCTGCTGCATCCCGGCCATGATGTTCGCCGCCGCCACGCTGACTGAGCTCAGACCCGCAGCGCAGTGCCGGTTCAGGGACAGACCCGGCACGGAGGTCAGCCCGGCCGAGACCGCGACGTGCCGACCGATGACGCCGCCGCCGTACAGATTCTCGGCGAGCACCAGGTCGTCGATCTCGTCCCCGGCAAGCCCCGCCCGGGCGACCAGCTCATTGACGACGGCCTCGGCCAGCTCGAAGGCACTGACATTGACCAGCGACCCCTTGTACGCCGTCCCGATGGCGGTGCGGGCTCCGGCAACGATCACTGCTTCGGTCATCGAGATCTCCTGAACTGGGGTGGATCCGAGTCCACATGCGAATGCAATTTCCAGATATGGTAATCGAGTTCTCAGTTCCTGACTAGGAGGATCCATGAATCTGCAAGGCGCAAGCGCACTCGTCACCGGAGGCGGTGGCGGCTTCGGCGGCGAGACCACCCGACACCTCGTCAAAGCCGGCGCGAAGGTGGTCGTCGCGGACGTGTCCGACGACAAGGGTGCAGCGATCGTCGAGGAGCTGGGCGGCGACAACGTCGTCTACGTGAAGACCGATGTGCGCAAGGAGGAGGACGTCCGCGCAGCCATCGCAGCCGCACAAGAGATGGCCCCGCTCCGCGTCACGCTTACCCCGCATGGCGGCCCCGTTCTCGCCGGACGGCTCGTCGGCAAGGACGGTTCGGCCCTGGGGCTCGACGGGTTCCGGCAGACGCTGGACTTCTACCTGATCGGCACCTACAACGTGATGCGTCTGGCCGCGGAGCAGACGGCCAGGAACGAGCCCGTCGGCGAGAGCGGCCGCGGCGTCATCATCACCACGGCGAGTATTGCCGCGTTCGAGGGCCAGATCGGCCAGGTCCCCTACGCCGCCGCCAAGGGCGGTGTCGTCGGCATGACCATCGCGGCTGCGCGCGACCTCGCGGTCGCCGGGATCCGGGTGAACTGCATCGCGCCGGGAACCTTCTACACGCCCGCCTTCGGCGACTTCATGACCGAGGAGCAGGCCGCCGAGCGGTTCGCACAGGGCGTGCAGTTCCCCAAGCGCATGGGCCGCGCGGTCGAGTACGCCAAGCTGGCGCTGTCCATCATCGACAACGACTACCTCAACGGCGAGACCATCCGGATCGACGGCGGGCTGCGTTTCGGCCCCAAGGGCTGACAGACATTCGACCGGCCCGAGCGCACTGGTCGGGCCGGTCGATTCGTCTCCCAGGCGCGGCTACTTCTCGGCGCCGACCAGCCCGAGCCGGCAGAACTCCCACATTGCGTCGGCGTCTGCCTTGCGGTCAGCCTCCGTGTTCGACAGCGCGGTGAACAGTGCCGCGCCGATGACTGCCTGGATGAACACCGCGGTCAGCTTGTCCGCGGGCAGGTCGGTGCGAATGACGCCCTCCTCGACCCCGCGGTTGATGAGCTCGTGGATGAGCCGCGCCATCGGCGCGACTGCACGCTGGTAGTCCGCGTGGTGACTGTCGGCGAGTCCGACGTGGTACGGCGCCAGCCCGCGGTTGAGACCACTCGCGCCGGTGACACCGGCTCCGTCCTTCGCGCCACCGTAGATGCTGGTGACCACGGTCTTGAGGGCCGTGAGCGTGTCCTGGCCGTCGACCCGTTCGCGCCAGGCGGCGACGGACTGCGCGATCGACTCCTCGAGCAGGGCGAGCAGCAGCTCGTCCTTGCCGGAGAAGTATTGGTAGAAGGACCGCAGCGACGTGCGTGACCGATCGACGAGCTCTTGGACGGTGAAGTCGCTTCGGCCGGTCTCCTCGAGGATCTCCATCGCGGTCGCGATGAACCGGTCACTCCGCGAGACCGCCTTGGCCTTTGCCGTGGCGAGCGACCGCTCCAGGGCACGGTCGCGCCAGGACCCTTCGCTATCGATGGTCGTACTGGTCTGTTCTGTGGCCTTGGCCATCGCTACCTCCTGGGCGGTCGTCCGGACTGGCGTAGCGCCCTGACAGGCGAGAATGAACAACCAGGTGAATGGTACCGGTCATCTTGTGTTTCGAGAATCTGCTAGGCCCGTGTGGCGCGCCAAGGCGGATGCGAGCGTCGCGCGGCGCGGAGCTCACCCCACCCGGGTGCGCGCCTCGACGACCAGCGACTGGATCGACTGTCCGAGCCGCCCTTTCGGGTCGAACAGCTCGGCGACGCTCAGCCCACTGCCGTTCGGGTCGATGACACCGGTCGCGGCAAGTCCGATCCAGTCATCAGCCGGGATCCGAGACAGGTGGAGGGTCAAGTCGGCGTTCATGAAGCTCCAGGAGTCGAAGTCCATCCTCCCGGCGAGGCTGCTCGAGGCGTAGTCGGCTGCGGCAGCCGCCCGCGAGATCGAGCGTGTGGGCTCTCCGGCGATCACCGGAACCAAGAGCTTGATGTAGATGCCTTTCGCGTTACCCGGGAGCTCGGCGGAGAGGGTGCGAGCACTGATGGCGTCGCTGTCGAAGCAGGTCCAGCCCACCATCTCGGCCACCTTCGGTCGGGTGTGGGTCAGATCCGGGACGGGCGCTCCGGCGAAGGGGTCGGGAGGCTCCGGCCGGCTCGGGAGCTTGAGATTGACCTGGCGGATCGCCAGCGCCTGGGCCGTGGCCACCTCGACGTTCCCGCTGAGCAGGCTCACGGTCTGCCTGACCACGCGCTCTCCTCCCTCGGGGAGTGTCACCACGAGACGCAGCGGCGCGTACGGCACGGACCTGAGTAGGTCGAAGGTGACCCGCACGGGGGTCCGACCCGGGACCTCGAGCGCACTGGCAAGCAGTGCCGCGACCGCGCCTCCGTGCAGGGCGTCAGGACGCCACGGGCCACGCGCCAGCTCAGTGGGTCTCACGAGCTCCCCGACGCGCACGAAGAGGGCGCGCGCCTGCGCCGTGTCCGCTGCGGTCGCACGTCCGGTCAGGGGCTCGGGCAACGTCTTCTCTCCTTGACAGCGATCACCTACGAATGTGTACTTGCGAAAATGGAGAATACGATTACCATCTCACGAACATCGTAATTGAGAACGGCCCGAATCCAGGTTCTCGTCCGCATCGACCCGGCAGGAGGCAGGCCCGTGGGCTCACGCCATGTCGCGGTCGTCGGCGCCTCCCTGGCCGGGCTGCGCACCGTCGAGGGCCTGCGTCGCCTCGGGCACGACGGCCCGATCACCCTGATCGGCGACGAACCCGAGCTCCCCTACGACCGTCCGCCGCTGTCCAAGGACGTGCTCCTCGGCAAGGCAGGGCCCGCCGACGTCGCCCTCACCACCGCAGCGGACCTCGCCGCGCTCGAGGTCGACCTCCGCCTCGGTGCGGCAGCCCACGGCCTCGACCTGGCCCGCCGCACCGTGCTTGTCGGCGATGACCGGGTCGGCTTCGACGACCTGGTCATCGCCACCGGCGCGGCCGCCCGTCGTCCCAACGACCTGCCCCACCTGGACGGCATCCACCTCCTGCGCAGCCTTGCCGACGCCGCGGCACTCCGGAGTGCCTTCGAGCTCGATCCCCGCGTCGTCGTCCTCGGGGGCGGCTTCGTGGGTGCCGAGGTCGCATCGAGCGCACGGGACCTCGGACTCGACGTGACCGTGGTCGACGTCGCCCCCGTCCTGATGGAACGCGGTCTCGGCGCCGTGCTC contains the following coding sequences:
- a CDS encoding CaiB/BaiF CoA transferase family protein, producing the protein MTETVVNDVLAGIKVLEVAAWTFVPAAGAVLAEWGAEVVKVEPRDGGDPQRGLVSSGLIPSGPGGVNYIIEVPNRGKKSIGIDLSTTGGREVLYELAKTADVFLTNYLPSARAKLGIDLADLRRANPDIIYVRGSAHGPKGEDADSPGYDGVSYWSRGGIAYALSGADAEPVGARPAFGDVMGGLTIAGGVAAALFKRQRTGETSVIDVSLLGLAAWNLGPDVTSARIFGRNPEPTKDRRKMPNPLVGNYRTADGRWITLMMLQQARYWPEVLTLLGLEELLGDPELADDIGRYKKRGEVIDRIDEAFASRPLAEWVKILKPLSGAWSVLQTPIELHDDSAVIANGYITLVTTQNGTEFGMPVNPVQFDEVQVRATGAPEHGQHTEELLLEAGVEWDDIERYKKDGSIL
- a CDS encoding thiolase family protein, whose translation is MTEAVIVAGARTAIGTAYKGSLVNVSAFELAEAVVNELVARAGLAGDEIDDLVLAENLYGGGVIGRHVAVSAGLTSVPGLSLNRHCAAGLSSVSVAAANIMAGMQQTVIAGGTNSQSTAPRASWRDPATGQEHKYWISPSHPNTPSAPNMDMGITVGHNTAVEAGLTRLDMDEWAFESHRKALVAIAAGSFVGEIVPLKVDRGADGTALFEVDEHPRASTMEKLASLRVLHPEIDGFEVTAGSSAGLNDAAAGLVLMSAERAAERGLKPLAVVRSWASVGVAPERTGLAPIEAIPKALALAGGRAVSDVDLWEINEAFASVPIAATRALGIDPLLVNPVGSGCSLGHPISASGARMVVSLVNELGRRGGGTGVAAMCAGGGMGQALVLEVAGS
- a CDS encoding SDR family NAD(P)-dependent oxidoreductase → MNLQGASALVTGGGGGFGGETTRHLVKAGAKVVVADVSDDKGAAIVEELGGDNVVYVKTDVRKEEDVRAAIAAAQEMAPLRVTLTPHGGPVLAGRLVGKDGSALGLDGFRQTLDFYLIGTYNVMRLAAEQTARNEPVGESGRGVIITTASIAAFEGQIGQVPYAAAKGGVVGMTIAAARDLAVAGIRVNCIAPGTFYTPAFGDFMTEEQAAERFAQGVQFPKRMGRAVEYAKLALSIIDNDYLNGETIRIDGGLRFGPKG
- a CDS encoding TetR/AcrR family transcriptional regulator; protein product: MAKATEQTSTTIDSEGSWRDRALERSLATAKAKAVSRSDRFIATAMEILEETGRSDFTVQELVDRSRTSLRSFYQYFSGKDELLLALLEESIAQSVAAWRERVDGQDTLTALKTVVTSIYGGAKDGAGVTGASGLNRGLAPYHVGLADSHHADYQRAVAPMARLIHELINRGVEEGVIRTDLPADKLTAVFIQAVIGAALFTALSNTEADRKADADAMWEFCRLGLVGAEK
- a CDS encoding acyl-CoA thioesterase domain-containing protein; translated protein: MRVGELVRPTELARGPWRPDALHGGAVAALLASALEVPGRTPVRVTFDLLRSVPYAPLRLVVTLPEGGERVVRQTVSLLSGNVEVATAQALAIRQVNLKLPSRPEPPDPFAGAPVPDLTHTRPKVAEMVGWTCFDSDAISARTLSAELPGNAKGIYIKLLVPVIAGEPTRSISRAAAAADYASSSLAGRMDFDSWSFMNADLTLHLSRIPADDWIGLAATGVIDPNGSGLSVAELFDPKGRLGQSIQSLVVEARTRVG